A window of Nocardiopsis sp. Huas11 genomic DNA:
GCGGTTGACGTAGGTGCCGTTGAGGCTGCCCACGTCCCGGACACCGAAGCCGTTGCCCCGTCGGAAGAACTCCACGTGGCGCCGGGAAACGGTGACGTCGTCGAGGAAGATGTCGCTGTTGGGATGACGCCCGGCGGTGGTGACGTCGCTGTCCAGGAGGAACCGGCTGCCGGCGTTGGGGCCGCGCCGGACCACCAGCAGCGCCGTGCCCGCCGGCAGCGCGTCGGCGTTGGCGGGGTCATCACCACTGAGCTCGTCGCCCGAGTCCTCTTCCTCCAGGGCCTGTATGCCCGAGATGGAAATGGTGGACGTGACATCGCCGGCGGCGTCCCCACCCGCACTGGGCTGTGGGCTCTGTTCTGGCCTGCGGACGGGAGTCCCGCAGTGAGAGCAGAAACGGGCATCATCCGCAACGGCGTGACCGCACTGCGTGCAGTAAACGCTCGACATAGGTCGGCTCGGCCTCCTACCGCACGGGGCGGTGCTTGATTCGGCTGATCGGTGGCACGTCGCGGGCATCGCGCGGACCCTCGGCCCACACACCGCCCGGAGCGTGGTGAGACGGGCCCCAGTCGCGGCGACGGGACGCCTCACACGGTCGGTCGCTAGGTCTCATCCCCCAAGTTGCACTCCTTGTCACCCGGGTCAGGACGTCCGCCGCTGCCGGGAGGCCCGCCCCGGGTGGCGACTCGGACGCCGGGGAACACTCGACTTTAAACCATATCCCTGTCCAGGAAGGGATTCGCTCCTCCTCGGCCTGCCGCGAAGCCCTGGACGACCCCCGCGACCCGTTCGGCCGACACGGCACCCGGGGCACCGCATCCGCCGGTGACCGACCTCGGACGAGATGGACACCTGTCCTGATGCTGATGCGCGGGAGGACCGATTGGTTCTCCCAGAGTCGCAACGAATTCGGGAGAACTTCACGGCACCGCGACGACCTGCTGATATGTCGAGTTTAGCCGGTGGTCGGCCATCACATCGGACACTCTGCGCCATTAGGCGAACACACAACGCGGGTGCGGGCTCCCTGTACCCGCACCCGCGCGTGCGCGTTCCTAACCCTCGGCGCGTTCCACGACGGCGGCCCACTCGTCCAGCAACCGCTGGGCCGTGTCGGAGTCAGGACCTTCGGCCCAAAGATGGGTGACGGCCTCGGAGGTGTCGGGCAGCACCAGCGCCCAGCCGCCGCCGGGCTCCAGCACCCGGACGCCGTCCGTGGTGTCCAGCTCGCGGTCGCCCGCCGCCTCGACCACGGCGCGCATGACGCTGCCCTTGACCGCCCAGGGGGTGGGGACGGAGCGGCGCAGCAGGTGCGCCCGCGGGATGGCCCGGTCGATCTGGCTCAGCGACCGACGGGTCCGGGCCACCAGTCCGAGCAGCCGTACGAAGGCGGCGATGCCGTCGCTGGTGGGGCTGAACTCCGGCAGGACGAACCCTCCGCGCCCGTCGGCGGCGAAGACCACGTCCTCCGCGCCTCCCTGGACGGCCTTGGTGAGTTCGTCGGTGGCCGTGGCCGTCCAGTGCACCTCCACTCCGTGCGACCGGGCGACGGTCTCGGCGACCCGGGTGGTGGTGACCGGCAGTGCCACCCGGCCGCCGCCCCGTTCGGCCGCGACCAGGTCCAGGACCACCAACAGCGCGCGGTCGTCGTCGACCAGCTCACCGTTCTCGTCCACGATGGCCAGGCGCTCGGCCACGGGGTCGAAGCGCACCCCGAAGTCGGCCCTGGAACTCGACACGAGCTCGCCCAACCGCTCCAGGTCGCGCATCTTCTTGGCGACCGTGTCGGTGGGCGAGACCTCGTCCAGCCGGTTGTTGACGGTGAGCACGTCGACCCCGATGCGCCCCAGCAGCGAGGGCAGGATCAGCGAACTCGTACCGCCGGCGCAGTCGATGACGACCTTGAGCTCGGCCTCGGCCACCCCGGAGGCGTCGACCGACGCCAGCAGTTCGCCCGTGTAGTTCTCCACCACGCGGGAGGGCTGGGTGAGCTCGGCGATCTCGCCCGGGAAGGCGCGGCGGTACTCCGCACGGGAGAAGACCCGGTCGAGCTTGCGCTGGGCGCCCGGGGACAGGTCCGCGCCCCTGTCGTCCAGGAACAGGATGTCCACCGACTCGGGATCGCCCGGGGTGGTCCGCAGCGCGACGCCCCCGCTGACCCCGCTCTGGGAGGTGTGGAAGCGCGCCACGGGCAACGGCACCACCTCCAGGTCGCGCACGTCGATGGCGGCGGAGGTCAACGCGCTGATGACCGCTCGCTTGAGTGTGCGGGCCGCGCGCGAGACGTCGCGGGAGGTCGTGACGATCGCGCCCTTCTTCAGGGTCGTGGCGAAGGCGTTGGCCAGGCGCACCGCCAGCTCGGGGGTGATCTCCACGTTGGTCAGGCCGGACACGCCCCGGGGGCCGAAGAGCGAGCGCTGCCCCCGCGACTCCCAGATGACGTTGTCGTTGACGACGGCGCCGGCCTCGATGGTCTTGAAGGGGTAGACCTTGACGTCGTTGTGCACGTAGGCCTCGGACTCGATGACGCAGTCCTCGCCCACGACCGCGCCCTCCTCCACGCGGACCGCGGCCATGATGTCGGTGTTCTTGCCGATCACCGCGCCCCGCAGGTTGGCCCCGCGCCCGACGAACACGTTGTCGTGCAGGACGGTGCGGTGGCAGAAGGCGTCGGCGCGCACCACGGCGTTGCTGCCGACCACGGTGAACTCGCGCAGTTCGGCGCCCGCCTCGACCTTGGCGTAGTCCCCGACGTAGAGCGGGCCCTTGAGGACGGCGTTGGGGTCGACCTGGGCGCCCTCGCCGATCCACACGCCCGGGGAGACCTCGAAGCCGTCGATCTCCACGTCGACCTTGCCCGAGAGCACGTCCGCCTGGGCGCTGAGGTAGCTCTCGTGGGTGCCCACGTCCTCCCAGTAGCCGTCGGCGATGTAGCCGTAGAGGGGCTCGCCCTCCGCCAGGAGTTCGGGGAAGACGTCACCGGACCAGTCGACCACCTCGCCGGCGGCCACGCGTTCCAGGACCTCCGGCTCCATGATGTAGATCCCGGTGTTGACCGTGTCCGAGAAGACCTGGCCCCACGTGGGCTTCTCCAGGAACCGCTGGATCCGGCCCTGCTCGTCCACGATGATGATGCCGAACTCCAGCGGGTTGGGCACCCGCTTGAGGGCGATGGTGACCTTGGCGCCGCTCTCCTTGTGGAAGCGGACCATGTCGGTCAGGTCGATATCGGTCAGCGCGTCCCCGGAGATGACGAGGAACGGGTCGCCGCGCAGGTACTCCTCGGCGTTCTTGACACTGCCCGCGGTCCCCAGGGGGACCTCCTCGGCGACGTAGTCGAGCTTCATGCCCAACTCCTCGCCGTCTCCGAAGTAGTTGCGGATGAGGGTGGCCAGGAACTGGACGGTCACGACCGTCTCGGTGAAGCCGTGTTTGCGCAGCAGGAGCAGCACGTGCTCCATGATGGGCTTGTTGACCACCGGCAGCAGGGGTTTGGGCTGGTTGGCGGTCATGGGCCGAAGCCTCGTGCCTTCGCCGCCGGCCATCAGGACCGCCTTCATCGACGGCGCCTGGACCGGACCAGGGGACTCGCTGTTGGACGTGGTCATCGCCGGTACCTCCGTACGACGCCGCCGTCGAGCCGCCCGGCGAGGGGATGGGGTTCGGAGCGCGCACCATCGCGCGCGGTGGGACATGTGCTTCTCATGACGGAGATGACACTCCCTTTCGATCCGACAGGACTCGCGGTGAGCCGGTCCGCCGGTTCGTGGTCGCTCAGGGGCCGGTGTGCCCCTGACCGGTACGGCCCGGCCGTTGCGGACCCCGTCGTGCCGCGCCGGGGTCGCCGTCCACGGACTCCGGAGCGGTCGGATCGGGTCGATCCGCGCGCGCTCCGGTCGAGGGGTCGCTGTCGTCGGCGTCCCCGTGGACGCCGGGTCGATCAGCGCCTTCGTCACGGCGGGTCTGGGCCATCAGGCGCAGTCCCTGTACGGCGTAGAGCAGTCCGGCCCACCAGTAGAGAGCCGTTCCCCACAGAGCAAACGCCCAACCTATAATTCTCGCCACATCGGCCACGACCGACGCGTGCGCGGCGATGAACAGCAACGGGAACGAGTAGAGAAGGCACAGCGTCGCGGCCTTGCCCGCGAAGTTGACCGGAAGCGGCCCGTAGCCGAAGTGGCGCAGCAGCGGAAGCGCACCGAGGATGAGGACGTCGCGCAGCACGAGGATGGCCATGAGCCACCACGGCACGATGTCGCGCACGACCAGGCCGAGCAGGGCGGCGAAGATGTAGAGCCGGTCGGCGAGCGGATCCAGGACCGTGCCGATACGGCTCATCTGGTTCCAGGCCCGGGCGATCTTGCCGTCGAGCCAGTCGCTGATCCCGGCCAGGGCGAGCACCAGCAGTGCCCACCAGTCGGCCTGCGGTCCCAGGACCAACCACAGGAACAGCGGTACGCCGAGCAGGCGCAGCATGCTCAGGAGGTTGGGAACCGTCCAGATACGGTCACTGACCACCGGGCCGGCCACGTCGCCCCCCGCCTCGCGTCTGCCTTCTTCCGCGGATCGCCCCATGGCCCTAACGATAGCTGGCGGGCGGGCCGTTCTCTCGCCGACGTGGCTCCGCCCGCCCGGACCTGGTGTGCTCGTGGCGCCGGCGGTACCGCGCCTGCGGGATCCGCGCGTCCGTCTCGGACTCCTCCAGCGGCACCGAACGCATGACCTCGTCGGCGTTGCCGTAGTCGACCGGCGGCATCGCCCTCAGCGCCTTGAGCTGTTCGCCGTCGGCGCCCAGGTCCGCGGCGCGGTCCACGATGCGCTCCTTGTCCGCGGGGAAGGGCACCTGGCCGAGGATGGTCCGCAGGCCGGCGGCACCGTGTTCGGTCTCCACAGCCGCCCGACCGTGCGAGATGCTGTGTTCCGTGCCCCTACGGGACACGTTGACCGCCTGCCCGGCCACCTCGGCGGCCACTCACCGGGACCCGTCGTGAACTGGGACGACCCTCACACGGGGCGCGCTCACGCGGGCGAGCGGGCGGCCAGGTGGACGGCCAGGCTCCGGAGGCGCTCGACGCCGGTGGGCTCGGTGTCCTGGAGGGGGACCTCCACGGTCCCCTGCGCGGCGAAGCGCTCGCGCGTGGCGGCCAGGGCCGCGGCCGTGTCCGGGCCCGCCGCGCCCTCGGGCGGGATCTGGTTGACCACGACCCGGTCGAGCGAGAAGCCGGCCTCGGCCAGCTGGTCGACGGCGCGCTCGGTCTCGGCGAGCACCATGCGCCGGGGCAGCGTCACCAGGGCGACCACGGCGTCCTCGCGCAGCCGGGCCGAGGCCCGTTCCAGGCGGTGGCGCCGTGCGTGCAGGCGACGCAGCAGCGGGTCGTCGTCCTCCTCCTGGTCGGCGCGGCCCACCACGTCGGCGAAGGCCTCGGCCCGGTTGGCGCGCTCGCGCTGGCGGGTCAGCCCCGTCACCCAGGGGGTGAGCAGGGTCGGCAGGTGCAGGAGCCGGAGCAGGTGACCGGTCGGCGCGCTGTCCACGACCAGGGCGTCCCAGCGGTCCCCGACCTCCTCCATCCGGTCGATGAGCAGGTCGGCCAGGGCCGACTCGGCCATGCCCGGGCTGGACCCGGCCTGTTCCAGGTGGCGGTGGACGGCGGGCATCACCTCGGTGGGCACGGCCCGGCGCGCGTCCTCGCTCACCTGGGCGATCCGGCGGCGCACGGCGGCGTCGGCGTCGGGCTCGCAGGCCCACAGCCGGGGGGCGACCTCGACCGGCTCGTCGGACAGCGGCACCTCCAGCGCGTCGCCGAGGGAGTGCGCGGGGTCGGTCGACAGCACCAGCACGCGCAGCCCGGCGTCGGCCAGGGCGAGCGCTCGGGCGGCGGCCAGGGTGGTCTTGCCGACTCCGCCCTTGCCGCCGACGAACGTGATCGGAGTGGTCAACAGCAGCCTCCCGGCGCGCCGAAGTCGTCGCGGCCCAACCGCTGGTGCCAGGAGTGCAGGTCGGCGACCATGTACGGGATCAGGTCGAGGGTCTCGTAGGCGACGGGGTTGTCCACGCCCAGGGTCTCCAGCATCAGCAGGGCGCGCAGGGTGTCCTGCTGGTGGCGTGCCTCCCGTTGGCGGGCGTGCCCCCAGCGCGCGTCGAAGACCTGCTGGTGGAAGTCCTCGACGCGGCGCCAGGCGGAGACGGTGCGGTGCCAGGCCCTGCCCAGGGGGGAGGACCCGGCACCGCGGCGGTCGGTCGTCACGGGGTGGGCTCGGTGTCCTCGGTCGGGGCTACCGGCTCGGTCTCCCGCGCCTTGGCGGTGGAGCGGTCGGCGAAGGCCTTGCGCAGGGCGATGCCCGCCTCGATGGTCATCCACACGGCCAGGCCGAAGATGATGAGGTCCAGCGGGGCCAGCACGAAGCGCTGCATCGGGTCGTCCGAGGCCAGGAAGCCGTTGAGCTGGACGACCAGGGCCCAGGAGGTCATCACGACCAGGAAGACCAACGGGATGAGGACGGCGATCGGGTTGCGTCCGCGCTTGGTCACCCACACGGCGATGACGGCCAGGGCCAGGCCCGCGGTGAGCTGGTTGGTCGTACCGAACAGCTGCCACAGGGTGCCGGCCGCGAAGTTGCCGGGCACCAGGGCCAGGGCGAAGGGGATCAGGACGGCCAGCAGGGTGGAGACGGTGACGCTGCGGGTCAGGAAGGCGAACACGCGGTGCACGACCCCGCCCTCGGACGCCTTGTCCGCGGCGATCGTGCTGATCTCCTGGATGGTGTAGCGCTGCAGGCGTACGGCGGTGTCCAGGCTCGTGGCCGCGAAGCTCACGACGACGACGGTCGCGAAGACCAGGCCGAGGTTCTCGGGGATGCCGATGTTGCTCGCGAACCCGGCGACGCCCTGGACGAACTTGCCCGCCGGCCCGGTGCCCGCCGCGGTCCAGTCGACGTAGATGTCGGACCAGGCCATCCCCTGGTTGGCGGAGAAGACCATGATGCCGGCGGTGCACGCCAGGATGGAGCAGACCGCGAGCGCGCCCTCGCCCAGGGAGCTGAGGTAGCCCACGTAACGGGCGTCGGTCTCCTTGTCCAGCTGCTTGGACGTGGTCCCCGAGGACACCAGGCTGTGGAAGCCGGAGACCGCGCCGCACGCGATGGTGATGAACAGCAGGGGGAAGATCGAGGGCGAGCCCTCGGGCAGGTCGCCGCGGAAGGCGGGCGCCTCGATCGTGTTCATGCCGACCACGACGCCGACCATGATCACCAGCAGGGCCAGCATCATCTGGTGCTGGTTGATGTAGTCGCGCGGCTGGAGCAGCATCCACACGGGCAGGCGCGAGGTGAAGAAGGTGTAGGTGAAGATCAGCACCAGCCACACGAACGCGGGCTCGACGCCGAGTCCGTTGGCGATGGGGTCGACCGTGATCGGGAACATCTCGCCCAGCGGGATGCACGCGTAGACGATGACCAGGGCCACGACCGAGGGCAGCAGGGCGGCCGTGCGGCGGCGGTAGACGACCTGGCCGACGCCGATCGCCAGGGGGATGGTGACCAGGACCGGCAGGACCGCGGAGGGGTTGTCGATGAACAGCCCCGCGATGATGACCGCGAACACCGCGTTCACCATGGTCACCAGGAAGAAGATGATCAGCAGGAAGAGGATCCGCGCGCGGGCGCTGATGACGTCGCTGGCCAGCGAGCCGATGCTCCGGCCCTTGTGCCGCACCGAGACCACGATCGACCCGAAGTCGTGGGCCCCGGAGGCGAAGATCGTGCCCAGGACCACCCACAGGAGCGCGGGCCCCCAGCCCCAGAAGACGGCGATGGCCGGTCCCACGATGGGCGCGGCGCCCGCCACCGAGATGAAGTGGTGCGCGAACACGATGTGCTTGTTGGTCGGCACGTAGTCCACGCCGTCCTTGAGCGTGTGCGCGGGCGTCACGAAGTTCGGATCGAGCGCGTACACCCTCTTGGCCAGGTACACCGAATAGAACCGGTAGCCGAGCGCGAACAGCGCCAGGGCTCCGAGGAGGACGGCTACAGCGGGCATGGGGGAACCTTCAATCTCGCACCTGAGTGTGCTCGTGGCCGGCGGGTGCTTTGCTCGGGTCTTTGCAGTACAGTCCCGAGAAATTAACATGAGGCACACGTCACAGAAAAGGTGCGCCGTGAACGATTTGGCCTCGGCTTGGCGCCGCGCTCCCACCGGTGAGCTGTGCTGGCTCTCTCCGGACGGGCCGGCCGGCGTCCCCATCGTGCCCCTGCTGGGCGAACACCCGTGCGTGGCCCTCCCGCTGGCCCTGCTGCCGGAGGTCGACTCGCTCCTGAACCGGGCGGCCTTCTGCCTCACCGCCCCGGCGGGCGAGAACGCCCCCACGCTGGTCGCCACGGGACGGGTGCGGGTGCACCTGGACCCCGAGGGCCACGAGTTCGGCGGCGAACTGGTGGAACAGGAGGTCGTCAAGCACCCGCCCTCGCGCCTGCGCGTGGGCAGCCTCATGGCCCGCAAGGAGAACTGGTGGTGGATGGCCCGCGCCATCGTGACCATGGTCGACATCGACCGGGTCCACGAGATCCCCGCCCGGACCCGCGCCGGTGACGCCCTGCTGGTCCGCGAGCGTGACTCGGACGTGCGCGTGGACGTGGTCACCGCCCGCGACTGGTCGGCGGGGGCCGGCTCGTCCGTGGAGCTGTGGTCGCGCGACGGCGCCGACGTCCAGGGGCACGGCGAGGAGGCGCTCGTCTTCTCCCACCAGGCCAGCCCCGACTTCGAGCGCTGGGAGCGCTGGAGCCGGTACGGGACGCTGACCGGGCAGGACCTGGCGATCACCGACGCCGACGGCGGACCCGACCCCGACCCCCGGCCGTTCGGACTGGTGGAGCGCTACCGCAACCACCGCGAGGTGGTGCGGGCCTGCCGTGCGGGCTTCACCACGGTCCGGCGCCGACTGGCGACCTGAGCCGCGCGCGAGAGAGCGGGCGGACCGGACGCCGCGCGCTCGGTGCCGCTCACCCGAGGGCGAGGACGCGGTCGGCCTCCCGGCGCCCCGAGAGCAGGGCCCCGTGGACGGTGGCGGTGTGCTCGATCTCCGTGGCCTCGCCCGCGAAGAACAGCCGGTCGTCGACGGGCCGCCCCAGGGCGAGCCGGTCGGTGTCGCCCGACCCGACCGCGGTGTAGGAGAAGGCGCCCCGGGCGAAGGGGTCGTCGGACCAGTGGGTGAGGTAGTGGTCGACCGGGTCCGGCGCCTTGCGGAACATGCCGCGCAGTGTGGCCATGGCGTGCTCGACGACCTCGGCCTCCTCCATGCCCGCCAGGAACCGGGCGGCGCCGCCGCCGTTGCGGGTGGCGAGGACGGGCGCGCCCATCACCCGCTGTCCCGCGTACCAGTGGAACCAGGTGCCCTCCTCCGTGCCCAGGTTGACGATCACCTCGGCGTCGCCCCAGAAGACGTCGTCGAAGAGCAGGAAGAGCTTGTCCATCCGGCCGGTGCCGAGCTTGCGCACGGCGGCCCGCTTGTCCTCGGGCAGCGCCGGTTCGAAGGCCACCCTGCCGGCCTGCAGCACGCCCAGCGGCAGTGTCACCAGGGCGCGGTCCGCGGTCAGGGTCACCGGCCCGTCCGGGCCTGCGGCGCGGACGGTGACGCCCCGGTCGTCGTGGGCGATGGACTCGACCACGTGGCCCAGGCGCACGTCCAGGCCCCGGGCGAGGTACTCGGTGAGTCGGCCCATCCCCTGGGGGAAGACGACGTCGTCGCCGCTGAACTCGTGCAGGGCGCCCACGGCGGAGAAGGCCACCTCGTCGGCGCTGGCGCCGTGGTCGGCCTCGGTGAGCCGGTGCACGATCTCTCCCGCGTCGCGGGCCCGGCCGCGCACCAGGTTGGCGTCGTGCAGGGCCTGCGCGATGCCCTCCTCGATGGACTCCTGCGATTCGGCGCCGACGTTGGCCCAGTACATGTGCTCGTGCAGGAGATTGACGTCCTCCATGTTGCGGCGGTGCCGGTCGAAGAGCAGCCGGCGCCCCTTGGGGTCGTAGGCGGTCTCCGTGGCCCGGTTGAACACGGCGGTGGGGGCGCCCGCCTCACGGACCAGGTCCGCCAGCGGGTTGTTGCGCTCTCCGCGCATCCACGAGGCGCCCACGTCCAGGGTGACGCCGTTCCAGATGTCGACGGAGTGGATGCGCCCGCCCAGACGGTCGCGGGCCTCCACCACGG
This region includes:
- a CDS encoding NAD(P)/FAD-dependent oxidoreductase, translated to MSEDMGARSAEEGPAEGKTESGSAPRGREAEAGLGHTIVVGAGMAGLAAADRLATEGERVTVVEARDRLGGRIHSVDIWNGVTLDVGASWMRGERNNPLADLVREAGAPTAVFNRATETAYDPKGRRLLFDRHRRNMEDVNLLHEHMYWANVGAESQESIEEGIAQALHDANLVRGRARDAGEIVHRLTEADHGASADEVAFSAVGALHEFSGDDVVFPQGMGRLTEYLARGLDVRLGHVVESIAHDDRGVTVRAAGPDGPVTLTADRALVTLPLGVLQAGRVAFEPALPEDKRAAVRKLGTGRMDKLFLLFDDVFWGDAEVIVNLGTEEGTWFHWYAGQRVMGAPVLATRNGGGAARFLAGMEEAEVVEHAMATLRGMFRKAPDPVDHYLTHWSDDPFARGAFSYTAVGSGDTDRLALGRPVDDRLFFAGEATEIEHTATVHGALLSGRREADRVLALG
- a CDS encoding CDP-alcohol phosphatidyltransferase family protein yields the protein MAGPVVSDRIWTVPNLLSMLRLLGVPLFLWLVLGPQADWWALLVLALAGISDWLDGKIARAWNQMSRIGTVLDPLADRLYIFAALLGLVVRDIVPWWLMAILVLRDVLILGALPLLRHFGYGPLPVNFAGKAATLCLLYSFPLLFIAAHASVVADVARIIGWAFALWGTALYWWAGLLYAVQGLRLMAQTRRDEGADRPGVHGDADDSDPSTGARADRPDPTAPESVDGDPGAARRGPQRPGRTGQGHTGP
- a CDS encoding ArsA family ATPase, which gives rise to MLLTTPITFVGGKGGVGKTTLAAARALALADAGLRVLVLSTDPAHSLGDALEVPLSDEPVEVAPRLWACEPDADAAVRRRIAQVSEDARRAVPTEVMPAVHRHLEQAGSSPGMAESALADLLIDRMEEVGDRWDALVVDSAPTGHLLRLLHLPTLLTPWVTGLTRQRERANRAEAFADVVGRADQEEDDDPLLRRLHARRHRLERASARLREDAVVALVTLPRRMVLAETERAVDQLAEAGFSLDRVVVNQIPPEGAAGPDTAAALAATRERFAAQGTVEVPLQDTEPTGVERLRSLAVHLAARSPA
- a CDS encoding FHA domain-containing protein translates to MSSVYCTQCGHAVADDARFCSHCGTPVRRPEQSPQPSAGGDAAGDVTSTISISGIQALEEEDSGDELSGDDPANADALPAGTALLVVRRGPNAGSRFLLDSDVTTAGRHPNSDIFLDDVTVSRRHVEFFRRGNGFGVRDVGSLNGTYVNREPVDEAELGGGDEIQIGKFRMVLLTKPRR
- a CDS encoding mannose-1-phosphate guanyltransferase — protein: MKAVLMAGGEGTRLRPMTANQPKPLLPVVNKPIMEHVLLLLRKHGFTETVVTVQFLATLIRNYFGDGEELGMKLDYVAEEVPLGTAGSVKNAEEYLRGDPFLVISGDALTDIDLTDMVRFHKESGAKVTIALKRVPNPLEFGIIIVDEQGRIQRFLEKPTWGQVFSDTVNTGIYIMEPEVLERVAAGEVVDWSGDVFPELLAEGEPLYGYIADGYWEDVGTHESYLSAQADVLSGKVDVEIDGFEVSPGVWIGEGAQVDPNAVLKGPLYVGDYAKVEAGAELREFTVVGSNAVVRADAFCHRTVLHDNVFVGRGANLRGAVIGKNTDIMAAVRVEEGAVVGEDCVIESEAYVHNDVKVYPFKTIEAGAVVNDNVIWESRGQRSLFGPRGVSGLTNVEITPELAVRLANAFATTLKKGAIVTTSRDVSRAARTLKRAVISALTSAAIDVRDLEVVPLPVARFHTSQSGVSGGVALRTTPGDPESVDILFLDDRGADLSPGAQRKLDRVFSRAEYRRAFPGEIAELTQPSRVVENYTGELLASVDASGVAEAELKVVIDCAGGTSSLILPSLLGRIGVDVLTVNNRLDEVSPTDTVAKKMRDLERLGELVSSSRADFGVRFDPVAERLAIVDENGELVDDDRALLVVLDLVAAERGGGRVALPVTTTRVAETVARSHGVEVHWTATATDELTKAVQGGAEDVVFAADGRGGFVLPEFSPTSDGIAAFVRLLGLVARTRRSLSQIDRAIPRAHLLRRSVPTPWAVKGSVMRAVVEAAGDRELDTTDGVRVLEPGGGWALVLPDTSEAVTHLWAEGPDSDTAQRLLDEWAAVVERAEG
- a CDS encoding carbon starvation protein A; this encodes MPAVAVLLGALALFALGYRFYSVYLAKRVYALDPNFVTPAHTLKDGVDYVPTNKHIVFAHHFISVAGAAPIVGPAIAVFWGWGPALLWVVLGTIFASGAHDFGSIVVSVRHKGRSIGSLASDVISARARILFLLIIFFLVTMVNAVFAVIIAGLFIDNPSAVLPVLVTIPLAIGVGQVVYRRRTAALLPSVVALVIVYACIPLGEMFPITVDPIANGLGVEPAFVWLVLIFTYTFFTSRLPVWMLLQPRDYINQHQMMLALLVIMVGVVVGMNTIEAPAFRGDLPEGSPSIFPLLFITIACGAVSGFHSLVSSGTTSKQLDKETDARYVGYLSSLGEGALAVCSILACTAGIMVFSANQGMAWSDIYVDWTAAGTGPAGKFVQGVAGFASNIGIPENLGLVFATVVVVSFAATSLDTAVRLQRYTIQEISTIAADKASEGGVVHRVFAFLTRSVTVSTLLAVLIPFALALVPGNFAAGTLWQLFGTTNQLTAGLALAVIAVWVTKRGRNPIAVLIPLVFLVVMTSWALVVQLNGFLASDDPMQRFVLAPLDLIIFGLAVWMTIEAGIALRKAFADRSTAKARETEPVAPTEDTEPTP
- a CDS encoding DUF2795 domain-containing protein, coding for METEHGAAGLRTILGQVPFPADKERIVDRAADLGADGEQLKALRAMPPVDYGNADEVMRSVPLEESETDARIPQARYRRRHEHTRSGRAEPRRRENGPPASYR
- a CDS encoding cory-CC-star protein, with the translated sequence MTTDRRGAGSSPLGRAWHRTVSAWRRVEDFHQQVFDARWGHARQREARHQQDTLRALLMLETLGVDNPVAYETLDLIPYMVADLHSWHQRLGRDDFGAPGGCC